AGCACACTGCCGTGCTTGGAGATCAGGATGTTGTCCAGATATTCCTCATTGCTCTTGCGCCCTTTACCAAAGGACATGTAGCAGGTGCGCCCGGCAATTTCCGTCAGAACTTCAGCCGCCGCTTCCGTGTCCGTTGCGAACTGGACGCCTTCGTCTTCGAGAAAGCGGTCGAGTTCTTCAGGCACCACGGCCTGCCGCCCCAGGAGGTAAACTTTGGGTCGCGTGATGTATGGGTCAAGCGGTGGGTTGGTGGCCAAACGCGTTCTCTGCCCTGCTGACTCTGATTTTTGGATCTGCTTGAAAACCCAGGAGGAAAAGGGCTGCAACAGCCCTGGTGCTATTTCCCAATCTTGGCCGGAGCGGCCTCTGCTTTGGCTTTGCGAAAATTCGCGTATTTCTTTTGGAAACGCTCCACCCTTCCTGCGCTGTCAACCAGCTTCTGTTTGCCGGTGAAGAAAGGGTGGCAATTCGAACAGATTTCCACGTGCAGGACGGTGTCCTTATAGGTCGAGCGCGTCTGGAATGAGTGTCCGCAGGCGCACACAACCTGAACGTCGTGGTAATCCGGGTGTATTTCGGTTTTCATGGAACTCCTTGGAA
Above is a window of Terriglobia bacterium DNA encoding:
- the rpmE gene encoding 50S ribosomal protein L31, with product MKTEIHPDYHDVQVVCACGHSFQTRSTYKDTVLHVEICSNCHPFFTGKQKLVDSAGRVERFQKKYANFRKAKAEAAPAKIGK